In the genome of Juglans microcarpa x Juglans regia isolate MS1-56 chromosome 6S, Jm3101_v1.0, whole genome shotgun sequence, the window aaaaaaagggggaatgAAAGATCCCACTGAATTGAATTGGGTCCATGAATTAGGAGGCATACTTGTATTCAGGTATCCACAAACATAATAGACGAGACTCCATCCTAGTTTCTCGTTTTTTCATAGTTTGCATGCCCTTTCCATGACACTAGGAGACAACCAGAACTCAAAAAGCATAGTAATGGAAACAAGGAAGAATAAGACAAGGGATATCTTGCCTGCCCATCTCCACGGATGTGAAaccaaataaacaaaacaaagtcaatgcataattaattaaaccccACAAGCATATCCATCTCTATTATGTCAAGCACACCCTCACAACCCCATCCCTTCAACGTGCTCAGGAGCCATTTTCTTGTAAGCGCCTGCAAACACTTTTGCTCACTTGTTTACCcattaattttattcaaaaagaaaaaccataacTGTTTAATTGTAAACTGATTCTTTTAAGGTCATCTATATAAAGGGCCGTACCGAAAGTACCAGTACTTTTTCTCAGGGTCAGTAGAATTACATTATCAAAGCCTTTGCCTTTGGGTGACTGGTCGCTAATTTCCTGGAGAATTCAAGACGCAAGTGTCAATGGAGCCAAAACGTTGTGGAATAACTATCTTAGGTTcacttcttctcttcttttgcaTGGCAGCAACTTGTTATGGAATtgttctcttctcttctctgtcAAGAACCCTGGAAGTCACTGCTTCATTCAAACAAGGGCAAGGTaccaaacctctctctctctctctctctctctcaagaacttttttttttttgtttttcatttccaACTTCTCAAGAATAGTCTGCTGTTTAACCAATTTGTGCTGAAATGAGCGCGCGCGCACACAGATTGTCCAAGAAGGTTATTTAACCAAACAGAATCTGCAATTTTTCTCACTTGGGTTTCTTAAATAATGAAACTTGAGTTCATTTAAATCTCCTTTTGGATAAAAGATTGAAATTTGTATGGATCAAATTTGCAGTTCTGAAAGCTGGTGTTGATAAAATTACCTTAACATGGGGTCTGAACCAGAGCCTAGCAGCTGGTACGGACTCCGCCTACAAGACCATAAAAGTCAAGCTATGCTACTCGCCCGTCAGCCAGGTTGACCGCGCGTGGAGGAAGACAGTAGACAACCTAGCCAAAGACAAGACATGTCAGTTCAAGATCGTTTCTAGGCCGTACGATAAGCGGAACCAGACCTTTGAGTGGACGGTGGAGCGTGACGTGCCCTCGGGTACGTACTTCATACGTGCCTATGCCTACAACTCCGACGACGTCGAGGTGGCTTACGGTCAAACAACCGATGCCAAAAAGACCACTAATTTGTTTGATGTGCAGGCAATCAGTGGCCGCCACGCGTCGCTGGATATTGCCTCGGTCTGTTTCAGTGCTTTCGCGGTTCTGTCCTTGCTTGGGTTCTTTATTGCCGAGAAGAGAAGGGCAAAACTGTCTGAACGGAAGTGAGAGTCGacgaaatataataatataataatattcttaagcCCTTTCACCCTTTGTATAATAAAATCGTTACTAGTAATTTGCAATTTTGCATGGTGTGGTTTTATGGTGCTGTGCTGTACCGGAGAAttaaagaataattcttttaCGTCAGTTACTATTTACTGTACAGcacaccttataaaaatatgtaaaaataattatcagGTGTGGGATGTGAGAGTGACTACAATATGATCTATTGTAGCTGATGCATAGcaaaattatatgctaaaagattattggttttttttttttgtttaagttATAATGGGTCTCACTACAAATctatataacaaaactcatttgTAATATACCCCCGAACTTATAGTTGCATTTTGGCTGACAAAGCTTAATGAAATCTATTACATTTTATGCTTATGTGATGATTTTGGCTATTGAAATCTGACTGAATTTTCTTGTAAGATGGACTTCTAGGCAACTGAGTGACTACAATATGATCTAAAGATACTCTAAAAAAACATGTTAAAATGTGAACGTCTGTCGgatcaataaatatatatatatatataaataaataaagaatgagAAATTGAATATACTACATTCTCATGATCCTATTCTTATCGCACCATAATGAGATGACAATGCCTATCAACctttgagtttttctttaagaaaaaaaaaaaaaaaagattacccAAGGGTGATAAGAAGTACAACATTTacataatgagataaaaatatgataagagtatagtatatagcattacatgaagttattttagttttttttctatGACGCTAATGTAGTTAGAGAGTAGTAAGTAGTGTATTTATGATCCTGACTGCCAAGTAGTGAAAGTCATAAATGGAATGGATTTGGATTAAGGGTTTACACTTTACATGGAGATTTGGTAAAAAAGTGTTTCTATTTGTAGAAAATGTACTGGAAGAACAAATCTGTTcgattttaataatattgacaTATTTGGCCAACATTGTCAAAGACCAAAAGAAGCAGCTAAAAATGTGTCCTGTCTTACCTGTTTTGATTGGTAATGGTACCTTGAGCAACATAAGACTAGTTTTTTATGGTTGAacattaacatttttcttataaacaatGAAATCAAAGTCTCTATTACAAGGCTAAAATATGAAAcatcaaaagaacaaaacacTCCACACTCCAGGAAAATAACCTCATCCATCATTCTTATCTGTTAGATTAGCATGTAATAAATTGCACATAGCAAGATCATTTACTAGTTTTCCCTTCGGCTCGTTAAGACTGCATGGGATCGAATTTGAGATCCAGCCAGCACAATCTTGACTAATGGGGGAGATGGAGTATTTCGTAATATATGATTTTGGTGCATGATGATATTCCAATGGATTAACCTGGATTATAATTCCTTTTAAGTTTTTGTCCGAACTATAGGCCTATGTtgaagagaaatatatataaaaatatatatatatatatatatatatattataattgtgtaGCAAACACTTTGTGTGTGTGTAGCTTTTTGGGTGCTAGAATTAACAAAAAAGCTTTAAACTGATATGAAGCAGTATGTCATTGATCCTAGAGAAAGCTCAGGAGTTAGCTGCTTAAGCTACAAGGTACCGACTGACCTGCCACAGTTTGCAGATATTTGGagtaattaactaattatacgCACTAGTAGTCTAGTCCGTTCTTATGGTggaatttttagaaaataaattttaagaaaagagatggaaattatcgttcattttaaaactttttacttccatattTAGAGTGCAAGATTTtacgttataaaaataaatatattttgaaaataaaagaggtttataacggaaaatattaatcttaaaataaaaagagttctcatacattttaaactctcatgcctagactttcgtgctcctCACCTTGAcccgtgtccgtcctgacgcaTTCTGCTCATTTAGTTATTGTGGGGAGGGGGgtatacataaaaactaaaatgaattgaatactcagtaagtattactccatacagttaaaatatactaatataggttttcaatcatgcattcatcataccatacatactatatgtacATGAGGCAtacattcatttgaaaacatcactaggcgtgatttttctttaaaatgaggtttcttttcataaaacgtttctCTCGTCAGtactttcatttcttaaagagttcgatgcattcatacattctttcttatcactttcatttaGCTAGTACATACTGTTACaccccatgtgttggggttagcagtcttcttTTGGACCGGGATTCTGCCCATGGCCAAGGGTTTGGAATCtctttcagtcaggggcagcactgggtgcactacttaccaagcattgcaatctgcctaaTCCTTTGGTGCCCTTTCATTCAATcatggtcgttacgtattttcatacattaaaacattcagtcatttcatttaacagttcattcatagaaaaacatcatttaaaagcataagtttaaacatcatctttcatggcatcatttaaaaccTCTGTTCATAGGAACATTTTAACATCAATTCATAGGGAtgctttaaaacactttcttcgtgTCATTTAAAACATCGCTTAAAACACAAGGCATAGGCCTCACATCTCATTTcgtgaaaatacatacaatacataTTGCGTAAtacatatagtcatccattcacatgtatACAATCACTACTTTGGTTGCATAAACAttatacttagcatgctttCGTAAAATATCTTTCGTGTCATTTTGTAaagcatcgtaaaggaaaaatatttcattttcatttcatatcatttagaaaactctagaagagtatgaacataatacttacctggactctatGCTATACTCATTTCATGTAGTCctttcatgtgcatgtcagatggcaacctacatgcatacacataaccttagcgttattctctatctagtgcataagcaactaaacttagaatagaactacacttcactcgAAACACTTTACTTCTATCTTGTGCTCTTATGTGTCCCTTACAATGTTAAAATTTTCGGGatctacttacggtcactacctcttccaaactcaaggtttCACCTcaagtgctcatccactaaagtgaaccttcactattcaccttaggattaagacatcgagacattctttttaattttcctattgaccacatttcAAAGCATGATTCCGACTAACGAAATCACGCatccaatcctagacaatacacctgtcaccaccttcatgcaccttagctcacactaaatcctcatgctcatccatacacaccacacggctctaagccaactctgaggcttaagtaccgtgtaactatgcttaggacagattacccattacatatagtGAATTTGTCCGGCACAAGTGTTTAACTAGATTAAACACGTatcttacccctttatcacctaagaccaacatataatcATTTGATTACTGGCTTGTTTGGACAAGCACCAtattccgataccaaccttctcttaaccaagctagcatgactcttcatgctactcgTCCCTCTTGatagtttatcccaacacttgacACGACAGGATTTCATTCATAACTACACCTTACGTCACGTCGCTTGACATCTGCTACGTCACTTAtatgccaactcctaactcatcatgagtacggtccctcacgtactcctatcacatcgtgacatctcgtcacgttctcGCTACGCCATTattacactaactcctcacccatcacaagcacgacttattgtttaaccatgtcacttcgtgacattctcCCGCCATGCTTCCGCTACGCTACTCTTATACTATTCTGTCACTTCACatatactcccagccataagtcaactacacggtgacacttgtcatcTCAAACTATAGGCCACATCATAGCTActttgggacactgttccacagttcccgacactactcaacacattttatatttatcaactATGCAACCATCTTTATTTTcgtgacacgccacacggtgtatcACTTCACCGCAttactccattcatacacgctacgccacattaCCATTACGACAtacatgccatatggtgcatcacttcaccacatagagtacactccacgcgtactcccttcacacatgtGTACGCCACAACTACAGCGCGTacttcacaaccacacttcacagtacagtccacaacactacacaacacacttcccaactacgcctAACACTTCACGTACatagcacatcacatcacatcaccacactacacaacgaactccataaatactaacagcacagtccacaacctaatcaaccaactaacataataacAAGATAAGGGAAAGAGAGTTATACTATCGACGAGATAACCCGTGCATTGCTCACTGTCCGACATGGCCAGTGGCATcggaagccactagcttgggcgGTAGTGATCACTATCGTGACCTTACAACGGGACCATCTCAGGGATTAGATCTAGGTTTTTGGCTACTAGATCTAGGTTGTGCGAGGGTGGTCGACATGGTGGGGAGTCCGTGGGTGGCGGCTAACGTCGTGTACAGTGGTTGTCCATCACGTAAAGTAGCAGTTAGGGCTTAGGGCTAGGCTAGGGGAGGTCAAGGGAGGCTaagggtggtctcatggtggctggggtggCGGAGCACGACGGAATCGTGGATTTCCAAGGGGAATCCGTGTGTCTCAAATAGGGGAAATGGAGGGAGAGCTTGGCTGATCGTTGGCTTGCCATGGAGGGCTTGAGAGGGTATGGTGGAGCTGTGGTGGCGAGGTGGAGGCAGCACAACGGCCTACGGAGATGGATCTGGGCCAAATGGGTGGAGAGGAGCCGTGGGAGAGAGCGAGGGCTTGAGAGAGCTGGAGGGCCTGGCTGGCATGGAGGAGCTCGGGGAGGAGTCGTGGTGGTCAAGGGAGGTGCTCGTTGGGGCTAGAACTGACGCATGGTGGCGCTAGGGTCGTCGGTGGTGGTGAAACCGTGTGAGACCCATTTATGGGTAGTGTGCGTGTGTGCGACGAAGAGGGACAGGGAGAGGGAGGCTGGGCTTGGAGGGTGGAAGCGTCGTCAGTGAGAGGAGAGGCCGTTGGTGGCAGAGCAGTGGCCTGGGTGTCCATGTACGACGGCACAAGGGGGAGAGAAATGGGTAAAATCCATTtcgggaaagagagaggggctgcGTGTGGGGGAGTTTGATGGTGGCTAGCTTGGTCGTCGGTGTGAGGGGGAGTCactggtggtggcggtgaggctgggcGGCATCGGGCTGAGCTGAAGAGAATCGAGTGAAAGGGAGGAGGGGCTTCCTAGTAGGACCCCATGTTTTGTGGCCCATGGTCAAGCCACTAGCCATGTCACGACAAAGCTGGACAGCCCCACAGCAGCACCATGGGCATGCCACGGGGCCTGCCAAGACATGCCCAGGATGCCCAGTGAGGCTGGTGACCAGCCTAGCCCGTGCAGCACACCCAGCCTGCCTAGCGCGCGCAGCACGGAGCAGCATAGTGAGCACGCCCAACGTGCGCACAGCAGCACAGCGTGCACGTCCAGTGCGCGCACGCAGCGTGCAACAGTTTCGCCTGCACGCCCAGCGCCCCACACGCATGCCCAGAGCGAGCGCCCCTACCTGGGCCATGCAGCCCGCTCAGGCAGCAACCCCAGCATGCAGCCTCAGCGCCCAGGCCCCTGCCTGGGCCATGCTAGCGCCCAGACCATGTTAGGGCCCTGTCAACCACATGCCAACCAGGTCAGCCATGCCCATGacccatgccatgggccagcctagcccacccatgggctcgTGCATGtcatgggtcaacttggcccatgccaactatgttattttttattatttatttttatttaattatttattttccaatggaCCTATTAggggtttccaagttgtaatccttataaataggacccttagtctttgcattGACATCTTTTAGCAAATTTCCTAATGggtagactattttgttcttgagatcaccatTCGGTACTAaggcacttgggctctttggggtgcaataTGTGAATCCCTTAAGAGAGGATCACATCTTGCAATTCATGAATTGGTGCGATTCAATCTATTCAATCTATCTTGTTCTTTTCATCTTtagggtgcaattcgtgaatctcTAAGGATCCattaatcttatgagtattttccattccatctcttgttttccattttctatcatttgaTCTTATTATTCTATGTGCATTGTTCTTGTTGTGTTCTTGAGAATTATTAGTGTTGTTCTTGAGCCATTCTTGTGTTGTTCGGAAACAACCCATTCCATTCATCCATTTGATCATTGCCATTTACAAAAGTCAACCACTTCATTGTTGCCCTAGTCCACTTTCCATAAATTACCTTGCCTCCATCAcctccataaaaccctagcatATATCTTCCACTCACCATATTCGGCTACCCCATCACTTCCCTAAAACCCTAAGCGCCAACTCAATCATCTTACCCATTGGCCTAGCCGAACCCATCTTGCCTCTCATATTCCCATCTTTGCCACTTACCATAATTAGCCCCATCATCCACATaagccctagccgtccacctcaagATTTCATAAGGTAAttcattccttttaggagtcttgagttcctcaaattcaaaattcaaaattcaaatttaaattcaaattccaattcaaattcaaatcccttaatttaaggaattgcaaatccttttcaattccttaaatcactattcctacaatctctctaagtcaactattgacttgtcatcttaattcaaattcaaattcctcTCTTCCCTCAAAGATTCCCcccatctttcaaattttccatATCCATTCTTAAACCAACCAAATCTAGCCAATCTTCCTAAGATCAAGTCAATCTCAATCCGTCCACCTTAACCTCCAAACCCTAGCCCCACTCTTCCATCTCA includes:
- the LOC121236446 gene encoding high-affinity nitrate transporter 3.2-like — protein: MEPKRCGITILGSLLLFFCMAATCYGIVLFSSLSRTLEVTASFKQGQVLKAGVDKITLTWGLNQSLAAGTDSAYKTIKVKLCYSPVSQVDRAWRKTVDNLAKDKTCQFKIVSRPYDKRNQTFEWTVERDVPSGTYFIRAYAYNSDDVEVAYGQTTDAKKTTNLFDVQAISGRHASLDIASVCFSAFAVLSLLGFFIAEKRRAKLSERK